From Drosophila yakuba strain Tai18E2 chromosome 2L, Prin_Dyak_Tai18E2_2.1, whole genome shotgun sequence, one genomic window encodes:
- the LOC6528733 gene encoding probable cytochrome P450 4p2: MVWLLWLSVAISVVVHWIYKVNKDYNILAFFARRVQTKDGKPLDSLVPMPKGRTLFANCFDLYGKDSDQVFNHLRQLAKKSGDSYLLYYMGYSNFNVIDAHNAANILNHPNLITKGVIYNFLHPFLRTGVLTATEKKWHTRRSMLTRTFHLDILNQFQEIFIAESLKFVNHFQGQNECVVSLKDHIARFTLNSICETAMGIKLDEMAEKGDRYRENFLIIDEGFTRRILNPLYWDDCVYNIFAAHKYNAALKVVHEFSREIIAKRRVLLEEELENRRVTQTADDDICVIRKKRFAMLDTLICAQKDGLIDNIGICEEVDTLMAEGYDTTSIGLVFGLMNMSLYADAQERCYQEIQEHIQDDLGNLNLSQLSKLNHLSYFIKETMRLYPSIPIMGRQTLQETELENGLILPKSSQIDIHVFDIHRNPKYWESPEEFCPERFLPENCKKRHPYAYIPFSAGQRNCIGQKYAMQEMKTLMVVILKQFKILPVIDPKSIVFQVGITLRFKNNIKVKLVRRNCV, from the exons ATGGTTTGGCTTCTGTGGCTTTCCGTGGCCATAAGTGTGGTCGTGCACTGGATCTACAAGGTAAACAAAGACTACAACATCCTCGCCTTTTTCGCCAGGAGGGTTCAAACAAAGGATGGAAAGCCACTGGACAGCTTAGTGCCCATGCCCAAGGGTCGAACTCTGTTCGCCAACTGCTTCGATCTTTACGGAAAAGACTCTG ACCAAGTGTTTAATCACTTGCGCCAGTTGGCGAAGAAAAGCGGAGACAGTTATTTGCTGTACTACATGGGGTACTCCAATTTCAATGTTATAGATGCCCATAATGCGGCGAACATACTGAATCATCCCAATCTGATAACGAAGGGCgttatatataattttctaCACCCCTTTCTAAGAACTGGCGTTTTAACAGCGACAG AAAAGAAATGGCATACGCGACGCAGTATGCTCACTAGGACATTCCACTTAGATATACTGAACCAGTTCCAAGAAATCTTCAT AGCGGAGAGCTTAAAATTCGTTAATCACTTCCAAGGACAAAATGAATGTGTGGTTTCCTTGAAGGACCACATAGCCAGATTTACCCTGAACAGCATTTGTG AAACTGCCATGGGAATTAAACTGGATGAAATGGCAGAGAAAGGCGATCGCTACAGGGAGAATTTTCTCATAATCGACGAAGGATTTACCAGGCGCATACTAAACCCCCTCTATTGGGACGATTGCGTATACAACATCTTTGCAGCACACAAGTACAACGCAGCTTTAAAAGTGGTGCACGAATTTTCCAGGGAGATAATCGCGAAACGGCGAGTTCTACTAGAAGAGGAGCTGGAAAACAGAAGAGTCACTCAAACGGCTGACGATGATAT ATGCGTGATTAGGAAGAAACGATTCGCCATGCTGGACACCTTGATTTGCGCCCAAAAGGATGGCCTAATCGACAATATCGGGATTTGTGAGGAGGTGGACACCCTGATGGCTGAAGGTTACGATACCACCTCCATAGGTCTGGTCTTCGGCCTAATGAACATGTCTCTTTATGCCGATGCACAGGAACGATGCTACCAGGAAATCCAGGAGCACATTCAGG ACGACTTGGGCAACCTGAACCTCAGTCAATTAAGTAAACTAAACCATCTGAGCTACTTTATAAAGGAAACCATGCGCTTGTATCCATCGATTCCCATTATGGGTCGTCAGACACTCCAGGAAACGGAGCTGGAGAATGGTCTAATTCTGCCGAAGAGCTCTCAGATCGATATACACGTCTTTGACATTCATCGCAATCCCAAGTACTGGGAATCCCCCGAGGAATTCTGCCCAGAGCGATTCCTACCCGAGAACTGCAAGAAAAGGCATCCTTACGCCTACATTCCATTCAGTGCTGGACAAAGGAACTGCATAG GCCAGAAGTATGCCATGCAGGAGATGAAGACCCTGATGGTGGTCATCCTCA